The Drosophila mauritiana strain mau12 chromosome 2R, ASM438214v1, whole genome shotgun sequence genome has a segment encoding these proteins:
- the LOC117138081 gene encoding uncharacterized protein LOC117138081, which translates to MEYPFKMKLSVLISTILGLALGMAFPQPRVPPFFGK; encoded by the coding sequence ATGGAATACCCATTCAAAATGAAGCTATCAGTTCTGATCTCAACAATCTTAGGACTTGCCCTCGGGATGGCCTTTCCTCAACCAAGGGTTCCTCCATTCTTTGGAAAGTAG